GGTGTAATAATATCATAGTAGTCATAACGAGCATTGTTTCCAAGATTATAGTCAGGCCAAGGTATTCTTTTTGTATCGTCGAATCATATTGGACAGTCTTAAAGCATAATTCCTTCGTATCACTTGTAATTCCTCGGCAAAATCGTTTCAGTTGAAAAGCCAAGATTTTAAAGATTTCGACTCGTTAAAACACgttcaaaaatttaaattaaccgTTTTGTAGCAATTTGGTGCAGTTTACGAAATTTGTTTAACATGTAAGTACATACGTCCATTTTTTTCCACTTCTTTACCACGGTTAGTAAACATCTATGTAGCTGCGAGTCGGGCGTAGCTAATTATTATTTctaagaaacgagaaagaatttCCATaactgattttcttttttttttgcgaaaaaatttgataaactgaaaattcatttttacctCTTTCAACGCGCGTAATTAGTTACATGAGACTACAACGCAATTGCAGGCGTTATATACGAGAACTTGCCTAAATGATTCCATAAACAGACATGTCATCTTCGTGGATTAAACAAGGATACCAAATAACACTTGCAAATGTATTCCGCCCGCAATTGTGCGATGAtatctataattattttttaacacacgaagaattaaatatttataactacTCGTAGGTAGCTGAACATACAAAGTCAATAACTTAAATATATCCTAAAAAATAATCTTATGATATTTGTCATAAAAAATCTAATTATAAGTATTTTCTAGAATAATGTTGTCTACGTATTTAACGATTAAACGTTAAGTACAATCGCACACATGACGTATTTTCTAAGTTATTAAATATGAAAGAACACGAAACTGTAAGAGCTTCATACAAGAGAAAGTAATTGTACTTTGTATACAAACAAGTTATATGCTATGAAAAATCTATATATTGATaactaattttttattcattagcAATACGCTGTTCCGTTATTATTGTGTCATGTGGTCTGTAAATAGAATATCAAAGagttaaatatataaatcaattcaaatattattatacacttCGATTGTAAAATATGATCAAGTTTACAAGATTTAAAACCGTTagatatttcattaaaatcaatacAAAATTTGACTAATTCATTtctattcttattttttatcaTCTGATGCAATTTGTGACGCGAGATTTGCAAATTTCGCCATATAATCTACGCTGTTTTCTCCCATGAGACACTGCATATGCGACACCACCTGAAATGTTAAAATTACGTTATtaatatattgaaatattaattcaatatttaacgctttttcaatatttacgtcGGAGGATGGACGAATATCTTCtatatgttctccattttggctTCTTTGCGAGATTTTAATGGGAGACTCAAGCTGGCCCAAAAAACTGCTCAACGAAAAATCTGCTACCTACGATTTAATTTCTACATTAATAAATGCAATATAACTTACTTATTACTCTAAAATCGTAAATTACAGAACTAAAAAATTACCTCACTGTTTAGCCATTGGTGGTCCCCTTCTTTAAGAATTTGTGTAGCACTAGTTATAATTGAATTCGTAGGTTTTGCATCTCTTGTCACTTCGAGTTCAACTAGAAAACTTTTCTCTTGTGGCTCGCTAATATTTATCGACGGCGGTTTATTATTTGGTTGATCATTATTATTGAAAGGTGAATCATTTGGTTTACTTGTCTCTGGAGAATCAGATGTTAAAACTTCTGATGGATTATTTGATGTAGATATTATTGGCAACACCCTCTGTACAACGAGACTTTTTTGCCTTACAGTTCTACCTCGTTTACAGAAGCGGGTCTTAAACTTCtgcattttataaaatatcgtaatattgttaataaaaatgtatttcacTTAGTAAATATATACAGATATAAATGCTTACATCTAACTGTGTTTTAAAAGCATCTGGTGTGCCAATTTTATGATAAGTTTGTGGAATAAGAGGTCTTCTAAAGGTCGACTCCTTTGTCGAAAGCGTACGAGATGAAATTACAGTTTCGCTACTTCCAGAAGTGTTATCATATACCTAAATATCAGTAACAATTAGTACATTTGACAGTGTAAAGTATTTGTTATGAAACGTTACAATGTATAGTGTTCTCATACTTTGCTCGTGCCGTAACTGTGTTTTGCTATTGATAATAACTTTTGCAAAGTTAAACACAAATTATCGTCGCGTAAATTGATCGATATAGGTTCTCCAGCGTGTTGCTCCCGTAGATTCCAATCCCACCAGTATTCCAGAGTAATTTTAGACTCGCGACCAAActgaaaaaattagaaataacaCATTTCTAAGAAACATACTTTTGCCTTTTGCAAGATTTTTATTCAATGCAGTTAAAAGGAGATTGTATACCATTAAAAAGAGGTCTCCTACAGTGATAGTGTTTGCTTCTTCAAGATTCCAGCCCTTTCGAATTCTTTCAATGGTTTCCCTTCCTGGGAACCTATTAGGCTCCGTTTGTTGCTGTTCTGCTGTTGATTTTTCTGAAATGTTAAGAATCGACGGTTTTTCTGAAACATTATTGCCAGATTCTATTACATCCACATCACTATTGTTGTCTGGCAGCGTACAATTATCCTCTGATTGATTTGCAGACTTTTTGTCCACCTTGCTTCTTTTAATTCCCTTCTTTCCAACACCTTTCAAATATTGTACTGATCCTAACAAGTCCATCCTAGAACTCTTTAGTCCCAAACGTTTTTCATACGAATTTAAACTGACACTGTTACTGGTGAGATATTCTCCAAGGTTTACCATTGGTAAAGTAATTTTGGATCCTTCTGGAGGTGCCATTCGTAATAGTCGAATATCCTTCATTTCATTGACGATAGTATTCTCTACATTAGAAGACTACATTATCTGTATAGGATCTTTCTTCGTACTTTCTTATTGTgcaaagtataatataaaacCATAATATTGGTGATGTAGTTCAAAGCAAGGATACTGTATTATATTTTGCAGGCCTCCATCTttgttgtaaaaatattaataaactaGACAAACGCCTCTGTATAGGTAGCAAGGTGCGTACTCTTGGATTCATTGCTGATGCTTGTACTTGCCACCATGCCATATTATTACGAGGTCTTAATTCAATTGTTATTCGAGATggtaatttgatttcttcttgcCAATCTAAATAAACATGAAAATGTTAAAcatgttattaatttttaaaatactttatatCCTATTTGATTTATTAAGCATACCTTCTAACTGATTCAGTTTTCTTAGTGCTCtacatatgggtgttttaatCCTCATAGTCTTTCCCCTAAGTCTGACTTGCGTAGATCCCCAATAAACTAATTCATTTaatttcaaatgtattttttcatgTATTCGTGGTAATTTTCTTCTCAGCTCACCATAATTAATTAGACCATATAATTCCTGAGAAGTTTTCTTCATatctataaaataaaatgtttactgtATTACTGATTTAAAAAAGCAACTTTCAAATGTTCTGTAAATTATTACCTTCAGAAAACTTTAagtgttttgaaatttttaaccaTGTTCTATAATAAAAGTGCCTGATTTGTTCCTTATTCTTTATCATAACATCTGGTAaaccttttttctttccttggCAGAGAAAATAACTCTGTAGAGCATCAAAATCTTTTCCATATTCATTTAGAGCTTTGAAAAAGGTATTTTTATCCTCCATGGACCATAATTCACAAGATCTTTTAAGAGATCTTACTTTTACTTCTGCATTATTTTCTTCATCTTTGGAATCTAAACACAATCAAATATAGAATTGATATGGTATTTATGAACttttaattattgttaaatataaCTTAAGTACAAACAGTGTTTGGGattctttaaatataaatatatgaatGAAAACGAAACAAACCTTTCTTTTCGTAATTGTTACTATCACTAAcatctaatttcatttttttcgtaCCCCTAACAACACGAACTTGAGTATTTTTGGTCTCTGTAGGTGCCTTTGTATCTGAACAACTTTGTACAGCTTGTAACGTTACCAGAATTTCCTCCTTTTTTCCCACTGTACCAATTACCTGATTTTCACAATCTTCATTTTTCATATTATTCTCCATTCTGATGTTTTCACGAGTACCTGTTGTAACAACCTCAACAGTCTCGAATCTTTATGTGTTCTAAGTTTTACAACTTGTCAAAACATGTAAGATTTTGATCAATAACATTTTTAATGTACAATAAGGAACACATCTCTCGTGTGACACGACGCCCATATTATTTTGCATCAAAATGATACAAGAAActgtaaaattatacaaacacTAGTAAGTGATTGTTAAACGAATGTAACAATGACTTATTGTCATATCAAAACATAGTTTCGTTCATGCGTGTGAACAAATGTAAATGCACTTCTTAAAACTTCTTATTCTTTgatgattttaaaaaataataatttctacatAAATGTGTACACGGAATTGAAACATCaagttattgtaaaaatataacgaTGCTAAATTTTTGAACGGATACGATAGCTATTTACTTCGTAGTGTGTTCTTGTAAACTACAATATAGATTGAATACTTGCATGATATAAAatctataaatgaaaaaaatggaTAATTATGTTATTGTGAACACTAATATCGTAAAATCATCGTTTGAGCTGTGGCCAACACGATAATAATTAATCAGCACGTTCTTAAaaatctttcaaatatttaagtgGTTGCGTTGCGCACTACACattggtaaaaaaatatttaagcaAAACTCGGTAAAATATACCTTTCAAATAGTAAATAGTAcatcatttattttatattcgagtTTGATttattgttataaaaataaattactattttatttgcataaaatttctgaaatgatatttcgaaatattatttcattttcattgtcgttaaaataaaagtatgaTATTTGAactgatttattttaaataaacacaTCTAAacatgaataaaaattaaaaattaaagtatTTGAAATGCTATTTCAAATAATGGACATTCAAGTATTTACATATTAAATAGTTTTTGTGTCAAATACGGAAgcttaagaaaataaaatgaaggaATAATTTTCGCGCTGCATTGGCGCTGGCAATGCCACTGACAAGTACAACGCTGCACCAATGAGATTGCATAAATGATCATGTATACGACCAATTGCGAATTCCCGTTTGTTTGTACGCAGAAGATGCACCAATGTTGTTTCCAatctaaattaattattttccgcAACGTTGTTCGTGGACAGTGGCCTTGATAGGAAAACCCGACTTGGTGGAGCAGTGTACTTAATTAATAAATcaatcgatttatttaaaaaagagaTCTTGGACGTTGACCGACCTGACGGCTTTGATGGAGTTCATAACGATCGTGTGCGACTTAGTTATGGAGCTACAGTAATATCGTGGTTCGGTCGCGCGTGTTATGCACTCGTCAAATTGTATCACAACCCCGGTTTTGATAACTGTAACCTTGAGTATATTCACTATTGTGGGTCTACGTCAAAGGTGACAACGGGCCAAGAGAATTCGGCTTTATTTGACTTGTAGCAACTGCGCAAGGGGGGCGCGAGGTGCCAGTGACAAGGTGTAGCTAACCTTAAAATGCGAGCATCCGTGATTAGTGATGTGATTGTACTGTTTGGGCTGCACTTCTTGTATTGGTGTTGCAACACGGTAGATGCTAGCGGGGGGGCTCTCGATGCGAGCCCGAACTTTCAATCTGGCTCTTCCGGAAGCTCACATTCCAAAGTCACAGCATTCACCGCCACTCTTACAGATGGATTGGCACAGGCTGTAGCACATGAAGCTGGTAAACTTATTATATTACActcatttattaatatttgccTCATAAACTAACATTGCTCGCTTTGCATTCATTGTGTTATTTCTTAATTACCAAGTTTATTTAATTATGGCTTTATCAAACAAGGTGTCCAGTGGCCAACGACCATCTACTGAGACACATTTACATGTTTCACATTGTTGATCTGGTGAACTATCTAAAAACaacaggtgaaaagtacacaaacatgTCTTAGTAGTCGTCAACCACTGTGTCTCATGTGAAATGACTCTTAATTTTATGCttagttttttttataaatgcatTTAAATGTCTGTATATAATCTTTATTCATACAACTGTGCTTCATTGTAATTCAATGTAATTTGTTTGGAAAACATTTATAGTAATGCTTTTAGCTATAGCAAGCATCCAAAATATGAagacatttttaattatatgtttTGGAGTAAAAAGTTCTGTTTTGGTTTAATGTCTTTTTTTGTTGCTCTTGCTGAACACAAAGAAAACATAATGTGTTTATGATAAAAGCTgattaaaaaagtaaataacCAAGTTCAGTCTTCTACTCATTCGATAATAATGGTAATACTTATCTACATTATTATCTAAGAAAATGTTACTTATACCATGTTAGtattaacaaaatatatttattgcatTGTCGTATTTGCTTTAATACAAGTGAATATTAAGCTGATTGTGTATATTAACAGgttcaaatacaatttcgtgTAAAGGATGTCTGTTGTAACAAACTAAATGTAATCATAAACACATACAATCAAACGTAGgctatttaatttattacaggTTCCGATACTTGTAACGATGACCTAGCTTGTCTTACACTGGCTTCTCATGATCGACTAGGTTTAGAAGCTATCAAATCACTCCACAGTCAACTAGATGATGATGCTAATGGAAATGTAGACCTTTCGGAATCAGATGATGTGAGTATATTGCttctttataaattttgttaagCTCTTCAAAGGTAGAAAATGAAATCTTTGTTGTAGTTTTTAAGAGAAGAGTTGCAATATGAAGCTGGATATGAAAGAAGGCAGAGGGCTTTCCATCATAATGATGATATGCACATTAGTGTTCGAGAACTGTGGGAAGCCTGGTTAAGATCAGAGGTATTGTTAACTACGTATTTCCTTCTATTTTAATCTTAAGATCTAACAGATAAACATTACTTTGTCAATGAATTTTCTATTTAGGTTCACAATTGGACTATAGAACAGACATCTGAATGGCTGACATCTAACGTAGAGCTTCCTCAGTATGTTCCTACTTTTATACAACACCGTGTAACTGGTGCCACACTTCCAAGGTTTGTTTTATAAAGTATATTCTGTTTAATAATTTACTGAAAATTTGACATAAAAGATTTATTTAGcaaatactatttactatatccATAGATTGGCTGTGAACAACATGCATTATCTGAGTAATGTTTTGGGGATTAAAGATCCCATTCATAAACAAAAAATTGCCTTAAAAGCTATGGATGTAGTACTTTTTGGACCACCAAAAGGTAAAagtgttttttatatttaaaattgtttttatttaattaatggtatctatttgaaacaatattttatattctagATACTGGTCACAGTATCAAAGACTTGATATTAATAACATTATTATTTGGAGCACTTATTGGATGCTGGTATGCATAtcaacaaaagaaaaattcccAGAAACATTTGCATAGAATGATGAAGGACATGGAAAGTTTGCATAAAGCAGAACTGGCATTGGAAGACTTGCAAGTATGTTATCTTGTCACGCTTTTTCTTAGACACATCTATTATTTATTCAATGTACATATTTAgttaattattaacattacatattataatttatagaaaGAATTAGAGAGAGCGCGATTGGAACAAGAAAGTGCAACAACAGAGAAGCAAAATTTAGAAAAACGCTTACAAGATGAAAGCATGGGATTGCACACCTCGTACTCTGATCTTGAAATTTCTCAATTAAAAGCAGAAATTGAAGTAAAACTACTATACgacatatattttattattatatctaCAGATAAAAACTATTCTCTTGGGGGTCTAACAAATTTCTACCTCTTAGATGTTAAAAGTTGAGTTACAACGTGCGGAAGGTGAACTAGAAGATAGGTGTTGGTCCCCTCCTCCAGGATTACAAAACTGGTTACAATTAACTCATGAAATTGAGAATAAGGCGTACACGAAGAAAAAGATATCAGCAGAAAAACAGCTGCAACAAGCACGAGAAGCAGTAAGATATTATATGTTTCGACTTTTAACTTCATGTTATTATAACATAGATATTGATTATCTGTTTATATGAATGCGCTTTCCAGTGCGAAAAACTACGAAAAAAACGATCGAGCCTAGTCGGCGCCTTTGTTTCAACTCACGGGAAATCTATCGATGAAGTTGATAAAAGTATAGTGGAAGCAAGAACAGCGCTGAATGAAGTTACCGCGGAACTACAGGAGAGAGTACATCGTTGGAAGCAAATCGAACTTCTGTGCGGATTTAATATAATCAACAATAATGGTCTAAGCTATTTAGAAACGATTCTCTATAGAGGAACACCTAACGGGAGAGGTCTTGGACTCAGAGGTATTTAAGTTCGAAATGATCAGAGACATAGCTACTATGATTGATTCAAATTTCACAAAATAGTTTCAAATTAATTATTCTAATATTTATTGGTTTTTACTTGCTTTTCAAATTATAATTGAAAGTTGCTTTttagtttgaaaataattttaataacacaatgttttgaaaaaataattttatttagtttCGCAATTTCGATTTAAGTAGTTTAATACTTCTATCGTGTTTCATTAGATAGTTCTGTCTTAGGACGGATAAATTAATGTGAAAAATCTCTGTCATTAACGTTCATAGGTCGACTCAGTAGCCAAGATGACTTAGATGACGAAGCAAGCTCAGTGTATACGCCTTCATCATGTGGTGCCGCAGGTAAGCTGGAAACGGACTTCCACGAGCATACAGATTGATATAACAATGCTCAATTTGTACATATTATTGTAACTTTATATGACACTTATATACTTGTATATCTTCTATTCTCTCTGGCGTAAAAGATGCCTTCGACATCGATAATCTACTAACTTGTTTGTCTCCCTAGTAGTAATTTGGGCttttttgtgaaattaattaccCTTTTTAATAGACTACCGTACAATAGAGATGCTCATGAAAATTAGATAGTTATACGTATTCTTCCACAGATTGAATTCTGCATTTTTATGCAACCTGTAACATGCTTATAATTTATTAACTGTTTAAG
The Ptiloglossa arizonensis isolate GNS036 chromosome 3, iyPtiAriz1_principal, whole genome shotgun sequence genome window above contains:
- the Crm gene encoding cramped chromatin regulator; protein product: MENNMKNEDCENQVIGTVGKKEEILVTLQAVQSCSDTKAPTETKNTQVRVVRGTKKMKLDVSDSNNYEKKDSKDEENNAEVKVRSLKRSCELWSMEDKNTFFKALNEYGKDFDALQSYFLCQGKKKGLPDVMIKNKEQIRHFYYRTWLKISKHLKFSEDMKKTSQELYGLINYGELRRKLPRIHEKIHLKLNELVYWGSTQVRLRGKTMRIKTPICRALRKLNQLEDWQEEIKLPSRITIELRPRNNMAWWQVQASAMNPRVRTLLPIQRRLSSLLIFLQQRWRPAKYNTSSNVENTIVNEMKDIRLLRMAPPEGSKITLPMVNLGEYLTSNSVSLNSYEKRLGLKSSRMDLLGSVQYLKGVGKKGIKRSKVDKKSANQSEDNCTLPDNNSDVDVIESGNNVSEKPSILNISEKSTAEQQQTEPNRFPGRETIERIRKGWNLEEANTITVGDLFLMFGRESKITLEYWWDWNLREQHAGEPISINLRDDNLCLTLQKLLSIAKHSYGTSKVYDNTSGSSETVISSRTLSTKESTFRRPLIPQTYHKIGTPDAFKTQLDKFKTRFCKRGRTVRQKSLVVQRVLPIISTSNNPSEVLTSDSPETSKPNDSPFNNNDQPNNKPPSINISEPQEKSFLVELEVTRDAKPTNSIITSATQILKEGDHQWLNSEVADFSLSSFLGQLESPIKISQRSQNGEHIEDIRPSSDVVSHMQCLMGENSVDYMAKFANLASQIASDDKK
- the Stim gene encoding stromal interaction molecule isoform X2; the protein is MRASVISDVIVLFGLHFLYWCCNTVDASGGALDASPNFQSGSSGSSHSKVTAFTATLTDGLAQAVAHEAGSDTCNDDLACLTLASHDRLGLEAIKSLHSQLDDDANGNVDLSESDDFLREELQYEAGYERRQRAFHHNDDMHISVRELWEAWLRSEVHNWTIEQTSEWLTSNVELPQYVPTFIQHRVTGATLPRLAVNNMHYLSNVLGIKDPIHKQKIALKAMDVVLFGPPKDTGHSIKDLILITLLFGALIGCWYAYQQKKNSQKHLHRMMKDMESLHKAELALEDLQKELERARLEQESATTEKQNLEKRLQDESMGLHTSYSDLEISQLKAEIEMLKVELQRAEGELEDRCWSPPPGLQNWLQLTHEIENKAYTKKKISAEKQLQQAREACEKLRKKRSSLVGAFVSTHGKSIDEVDKSIVEARTALNEVTAELQERVHRWKQIELLCGFNIINNNGLSYLETILYRGTPNGRGLGLRGRLSSQDDLDDEASSVYTPSSCGAADDSDQPPSRE
- the Stim gene encoding stromal interaction molecule isoform X1; its protein translation is MRASVISDVIVLFGLHFLYWCCNTVDASGGALDASPNFQSGSSGSSHSKVTAFTATLTDGLAQAVAHEAGSDTCNDDLACLTLASHDRLGLEAIKSLHSQLDDDANGNVDLSESDDFLREELQYEAGYERRQRAFHHNDDMHISVRELWEAWLRSEVHNWTIEQTSEWLTSNVELPQYVPTFIQHRVTGATLPRLAVNNMHYLSNVLGIKDPIHKQKIALKAMDVVLFGPPKDTGHSIKDLILITLLFGALIGCWYAYQQKKNSQKHLHRMMKDMESLHKAELALEDLQKELERARLEQESATTEKQNLEKRLQDESMGLHTSYSDLEISQLKAEIEMLKVELQRAEGELEDRCWSPPPGLQNWLQLTHEIENKAYTKKKISAEKQLQQAREACEKLRKKRSSLVGAFVSTHGKSIDEVDKSIVEARTALNEVTAELQERVHRWKQIELLCGFNIINNNGLSYLETILYRGTPNGRGLGLRGRLSSQDDLDDEASSVYTPSSCGAAGTLDNLTWKESSLPPDSSSSETGKETPPESNVVHFTVGEGPEEPSKSYSKEKTGIVRSYSQDTNMLLGVDDKSVSAFLSKTSYSENSLDSSSQERPGHQKTGQPVTTTGTTSIMTTHTASHKKTTRELPTLMSVDDETLSTDSNSTTDNDELKRRRRKFPQFPPFRKNKTKVT